The DNA region ATCCAGTAAAGCTACGGTTAGTGCATTGTCGCCAAATACCTCCCCCCAACGGCCAAATTCCAGGTTTGTGGTTATGATCAGGCTGCCACGTTCATAGCGTTCTGAGCAGAACTGGAAAAGCAAAGGACTGC from Desulfitobacterium chlororespirans DSM 11544 includes:
- a CDS encoding ATP-binding protein; translated protein: SPLLFQFCSERYERGSLIITTNLEFGRWGEVFGDNALTVALLDRITHHAHVIPFIGESYRFKQSKGNKIND